ACAGCGCCGTCGGCACCGGGCCCCACGTGTCCCACGACGCACTGGAACGGGCGCTCGGCGAATTGAAGGACCGCCAGCCGATGAACCACGCCACCGGTGCGGTGCACGCGGCGGCATGGGCGGATGCGGAAGGCCACATCGTGATCGTCCGCGAGGATGTCGGCCGCCACAACGCGCTGGACAAGCTGATCGGTGCACTCACCCGCGCCGGCATCGACGTGGACACGGGCTTCGCGGTGGTCACCAGCCGCGCCAGCTACGAGATGGTCACCAAGGCCGCCAGCGCCGGCATCAGCCTGCTCGCCGCCATTTCCGCGCCCACCGCGCTGGCCGTGGAGCTCGCGCGCAGCGCAGGCCTCACCCTGGTCGGCTTTGCACGGCCCGGCAGCCACAACGTCTATACCCATCCTGACCGTTTGGGGTCTTCCGCGTCGACGGAAGCCTCCGGCGGATAGCGAGTCGGTCAAGTCGACCTGATAACGCCCCACCCGCGTGCGGACCGGTCATGGGCGCGCCGTGGTTCCACCATCCACCACTTCGATGGATGTCACATTGCGCACCCAGCGCGCGGGCCGCTTGTCCCCCGGCACCAGCAGGCGGAAAGGACCATCCTTGTCCAGTGGCTTGCCGTCGCGCGTATCGACCAGCAGAACCTGCGTGTGTCCCAGCGTGGCATCGAGATCGGCAAGACCGAACACGACCTGATACTGATCGGCGGCAGTGACGCGAACGAAGGAGGCCAGGGCCTTGCCGTGCAGCGGTTTGTCCAGCGACACGCCAGCCCTGGCCAGCACGTCTTCCAGCTTCACGCCTCGCCACTGGCTGGCAGGTTCATCGTGCGCAGACGCCGTCACCTCTTCGTGAGGCATGCCAGCCAGGGTTTTGGCATCCAGCGTCAACGGAGGCTTGCCTGCCGTGAGCACCTTCACTTCCGTCGCCCCATTGGACGACACCACATCGGCAGCATGCGCCGCAAACACCAAACACGTAGCAAGCAGAAAACTACTTAGGTAAAACCGCGTCCCCATCCGTTTTGTCATGCGCTGGTCCTTCAAAAGGGAAATTCACACGGCTTTCATGGCAAGAGAAAAGTACCGCGCGTAGACTCGCTCGCGTTTGCATCGAAGCATGCTTCGTAGGCCATTGCCAACCATGGCAGCCGGCCTGATCCAGGTCAGCAACCCAGGGGAACCACCGGTTTAGCTTAAAGCACAGATCTGGGTCGAGCCGTCCAGCGGGAAGGAGGTGCGCGTGGAATCATCGAACAACGCAGTCACAGGCAAACAGGAACGGACCACCTTCCTTCTTTTGCTCGTGCTGTTTCCCGTGCTGTCGGTCATGTTCATCGCCGCCTACGGTTTCGCCGTGTGGTTCTGGCAGATGTTCGTGAGTGGCCCGCCCCATGTCTGACGTCCATGCGCCCCGCCCAGGAGCCCCCGCAAGGGACGAACACCACATCTCCAGCCTGGTAGTGCTGCATCGTCCTGAGGCTACCGACGCGCTGAAGGCTTTTGTCGATCACCGCCCCGCCCTGGACATCGCCGTACAGGGAGACTGCCGCTGCGTGATGGTGTGCGAAACCGACAGCCAGCGCGCGGTGATGGACCACATCGATGCCCTGGAGGCCTTGCCCGGCGTCATCAACGTATCGCTGATCTACCACCACGTGGAACCCCGCGCCGTCATGGACGACGTGATGGAAACGGGCGCTACGCCCCGAGGAACCGACGCATGACACTGACCCTGACGCGAAGGGATTTCATCCGCAACTCCGCCATTGCCGTGGCGGCGAACGTGGCCGGCCTTGCCCTGCCCGCCAACGCCACGAACGTCCTGCTGGAAGGGGACATGACCCAGCTCAAGTGGAGCAAGGCGCCCTGCCGCTTCTGCGGCACCGGCTGCGGGGTCAACGTGGCAGTGAAGGACGGCCGCGTGGTGGCCACGCACGGCGACCAGCTGGCCGAGGTCAATCGCGGCATCAACTGCGTGAAGGGCTATTTCCTTTCCAAGATCATGTATGGCGCGGACCGCCTGACCATGCCGCTGCTGCGCAAGAAAGATGGTGTCTATGCCAAGGACGGCACCTTCACCGAAGTCTCGTGGGACGAAGCCTTCGACGTGATGGCCCAGCAGTTCAAGCGCGTGCTGAAGGAAAAGGGCCCCGAGTACGTCGGCATGTTCGGTTCCGGCCAGTGGACCGTGTGGGAGGGCTATGCCGCCAACAAGCTGTTCAAGGGCGGCTTCCGCAGCAACAACCTCGACCCGAACGCACGCCATTGCATGGCCTCGGCGGTCATGGGCTTCATGCGCAGCTTCGGCATGGACGAGCCGATGGGTTGCTATGACGACATCGAAGCCACCGACGCCTTCGTGCTGTGGGGTTCGAACATGGCGGAGATGCATCCCATCCTGTGGACGCGCGTCACCGATCGGCGGCTGTCCAACCCCAACGTGAAGGTGGCGGTGCTGTCGACCTTCGAGCATCGCAGCTTCGAGCTGGCCGACATCCCCATCGTGTTCACGCCGCAGACGGACCTGGTGATCCTGAACTACATCGCCAACCACATCATCCAGACCGGCCGGGTCAACAAGGATTTCGTCAACAAGCACACCACCTTCAAGCGCGGCGTCACCGACATTGGCTACGGTCTGCGCCCGGACAATCCGCTGGAAGTGAATGCCAAGAACGCCAAGGACCCGAACGCCAGCGAGCCCATCGACTTCGAACAGTTCGCCGCCTTCGTCAAGCCGTACACGCTGGAAAAAACCGTCGAAATGACGGGCGTGGAAAAGGGCTGGCTGGAAAAGCTGGCCGAACTCTATGCCGACCCGAACACCAAGGTCGTGTCGTTCTGGACCATGGGTTTCAACCAGCACACGCGCGGCGTGTGGGCCAACAACATGGTCTACAACCTGCACCTGCTCACCGGCAAGATTTCCACGCCGGGCAATAGCCCGTTCTCGCTCACCGGCCAACCTTCCGCCTGCGGTACCGCACGAGAGGTGGGCACGTTCAGCCATCGCCTGCCGGCCGACATGGTGGTGACCAACCCGGAGCACCGCAAGCACGCCGAGGAGATCTGGAAGGTCCCGCACGGCATCATCCAGCCCAAGCCCGGCTACCACGCCGTGCAGCAAAACCGCATGCTGCGCGACGGCAAGCTCAATGCGTACTGGGTGCAGGTCAACAACAACGTACAGGCCGGCGCGAACCTGATGCAGGAGACGTACCTGGGCTATCGCGATCCGCGCAACTTCATCGTCGTGTCGGATGCCTACCCCACGGTCACCGCGCAGTCGGCGGACCTGATCCTTCCCGCCGCCATGTGGGTGGAGAAGGAAGGTGCCTATGGCAATGCCGAACGCCGCACGCAGTTCTGGCACCAGCTGGTGAAGGCACCGGGACAGGCACGCTCGGATCTGTGGCAACTCATGGAGTTCTCCAAGCGATTCACTACGGACGAAGTCTGGCCGGCGGACATCCTCGCCGCCAATCCGCAGTTCAAGGGCAAGACACTGTTCGACGTGCTGTACCGCAACGGCAATGTCGACAAGTTCCCCTCCTCCGAGATGGAGGCCGGTTACGACAATGACGAAACCGCCGCCTTCGGCTTCTACGTGCAGAAGGGCCTGTTCGAGGAGTACGCGACGTTCGGCCGGGGGCATGGCCATGACCTCGCGCCGTTCGACGATTACCACAAGGCACGCGGCCTGCGCTGGCCCGTGGTCAATGGCAAGGAAACCCGCTGGCGTTATCGCGAAGGCTCCGACCCCTACGTGAAGGCCGGCACGGAGTTCCAGTTCTATGGCAACCCGGATGGCCGCGCGGTGATCTGGGCGCTGCCGTATGAACCACCCGCCGAGATGCCGGACAAGGAATACGACCTGTGGCTGTCCACCGGACGCGTACTGGAGCACTGGCACTCCGGCTCGATGACCATGCGCGTGCCGGAGCTGTACCGCGCCTTCCCTGAAGCCATGGTGTTCATGAACCCCGATGACGCACGTGCGCGTGGCCTCAAGCGCGGGGACGAGGTGAAGGTGATCTCCCGGCGCGGCGAAATGCGCTCGCGAGTGGAAACGCGTGGCCGTAACCGTCCGCCACAAGGCCTGGTGTTCGTGCCCTGGTTCGACGCGGGCCAGCTGATCAACAAGGTGACGCTGGACGCGACCGATCCGATCTCCAAGCAGACCGACTACAAGAAGTGCGCGGTCAAGGTCGTGGCCGTCTAGGAGTGCCTTCCATGCGCGACAAATCCCTTATCGTTATCGCAGCGCTGGTGGTGCTCGTGGCCGCTGCCATTGGTTTCGCCGTCGGCCGGAAATCCACGCCCGAGCCGCAGGTCGCCACCCCGCCCGCCGCGACGCAACCCGCCGTCGCAAGCACGGCGGAACCCGTTTCGGCCGGCGATCAGATCGACGGCATCCGCCGAGGCGCCGCAGTCAATCGGGAAATCGCCCCGCCGCTGATGGCCCGCGTGGAGAACACGGACATCAAGCGTAACCGCGCCTACCCGATGCAGCCGCCCACCATCCCGCACTCGATCGACAACTACCAGATCGACAAGAACTCCAACCGCTGCCTGCTGTGTCATTCGCGCGCCAACGCGGACAAGTTCCAGGCGCCGCCGGTCAGCGTGACCCACTACATGGATCGCAACGACCAGTTCCTTGCCACCATTTCGCCGCGCCGTTATTTCTGCAACCAGTGCCACGTGGTGCAGACCGACGCCAAGACGCTGGTGGCCAACAACTTCAAGGACATTGACACCATTCTGTCCGAAGAAAACGCGAAGAAGGCGAACTGACCATGTGGCAGCGACTCAAGCAGGGGTTCGCCATGCTTTGGCGGACCGTTCGCCGCCCCAGCGTCCATTACAGCCTTGGCTTCCTCACGCTGGGCGGTTTCGTTGCCGGCGTGCTGTTCTGGGGCGCGTTCAACACGGGCCTGGAGATGACCAATACGGAGGCGTTCTGCACGGGTTGCCATGAGATGCGCGACAACGTCTTCCAGGAACTGAAGTCGACCATCCACTACACCAATCGCTCCGGCGTGCGTGCCAGTTGTCCCGACTGCCATGTACCGCACAAGTGGACGGACAAGATCGCGCGCAAGATGCAGGCATCGAAGGAAGTGTGGGGAAAGATCTTCGGCACGGTGGATACGCGCGAGAAATTCCTCGACCACCGGCTGGAGCTGGCCGAGCATGAATGGGCACGCCTGAAGGCCAACGATTCGCTCGAGTGCCGCAATTGCCACAACTACACATCGATGGACCTGACGCGGCAATCCACACGCGCTGCGGAGATCCACAAACGCTGGCTGGGCACGGGCGAAAAGACCTGCATCGATTGCCACAAGGGCATCGCGCATCACCTTCCTGACATGACGGGGATCCCGCAGGGGTAAGTCGCCCATATCGCCAGTAAGGGGCAAAACTCCTCCCTCGGACATGCAAATCGGCGGCCCCGCGACCTGCTGGGAGCACTCGCCTCCTCGCAGCGCTCCAGTGGCATTGGTCATCAACCAACGCTATGCATGAAGCCGTAGACCATTCCGTCTGCCAGAAGAAAACCCAAACCAAGCATCAATCCAAGAGCGAGGACGTTACCGATGCCGCCAAACCGCCGCGTGCGCAGAGCGAGCACCTCCCAATGCCCGCCTCCCTCCCTCGTGTTGGAGAGAGCGATGTAGTAGACGAGGCGAAGCATGGCCCCTACTCCAGCTATCGTGATAAATAGAGCAGCTGAAAGCTCGTATGTTATCCATTGAACGTATTCGCTGCTCAGCGAACGAATGAATAGAAATGCAGCGCGCAAGATCGTGCCAACATTGATGGCATCCCCAGCCAGAAGGCCCCGCGCGTAAGTAGCCACTTCAGGCGAGATAGCCTGCTGCACTTTCTGAATAAGCCAGAAGCATCCTAACGAAACCAGCATGGGCACGATGGTCTGAAGCCACCAGTCTCGCGTATTGAACCGACCCGTCACGCAAGCCAACAATGCAGCCGTTAGGCAAAAAGCCGCTACCGTGGCATTGAACACGCAGAGCGTATCCACAATGGTCTGCAGGAAAGCCGCAAATAGGAAAATGGACACGGCAGCGACCATGAGAAGTACAACCAACAAGGATCCGTCCCCATCCCCTTGTGAGGAACGATGGTGATTTCCTTGTCGACGAGGCTCTGCATCTTTGTACTTATCGAGTGCTCGTCTTACTTCCCTGGGAGAGACTTCCGTTTGCTCCGCCTCAGGGCGAACACTTAGCTTCACAAACAAGGCGCCCAGCAGAACACCGGCCAAAGGACCGCCGACGTATGCCTCGAAATGAGCGTTTCCAAATATTTCCAGCAGCTTGTCCAGCACTCGATATCCTTCTCGTCCTCGGAAACTCTTCGTCGCAGAGGCGAGTTCCTTGGCCATGACACGACGGTGGGACGCCATCTGATCGGATGGTTATAACTTAGTTTCTCGGCTCGGGTGAGACAAACTTGAGTACACGCCACGCAATGAGTGGAACCAAACCCATCGCAACGGATTTGGTCCACCCGGTTTGGCCTGCCCTACCCCATCTTGACGAGCACCGCCTGCATCTCCTCGCCGGAGAATGCGCGCAAGGTTTCGGATCGCGTGTTTCCGGCCGCGCTGATGGACAGGCCGAAGGCGGTCGCGGACAACTCATCCGGGGCCTCGATGATGGCCACCAGGTCGTACTGCCCAAGCGTCCAGTACAGGTCCTTGACCTTGGCGCCGAACTTTCCCGCCGCGGCCTTTACCGCATCACCCCGTTTGGTGGTGTCCTTGATCGATCGCATGCCCTGCTCGGTGATGCGCGCGAGCGCAATGTATGTCGCCATGCTCGTTTCTCCCGTTTGGATCAAACGTGACAGTGGGACCGTGGGCGGCATCAGACACTGCGTTTGTCCCGTGACGCCGGACTGCGGCTCACCAGGGACGGGGCACCACCGGCGGCGCGACATCCGCGCTACCGGGCCATACGGTCGGCGACTATAGGCAAGATATTGCGACCACCAGGTGAAGGTGATGGCGCGGTGCGGCTGGCGGCGCTCAGGCGTGCGGCGGGCCCTTAAGCTCGATCATGTTTCCCTGCGGGTCGTACAGGTAGATGGACGGGCCCTCGCCCTTGGCGCCGTAGCGCGAGCCGATATCGCCGACGCGCACGCCATGGGCTTTCAGGTGGGCCACGATGGCGGCCTCGTCGTAATCCTCCACCTGCAGGCACAGGTGGTCCATGTTGTGCCCCTCCTTGCCCGGGCCCGCGCCGCCCAGGCGGCCCAGCTTGCTGTCCAGCGCCACCAGGTCGATCAGGGAGTCGCCGGCGCGCAGCTGCACCAGGCCGATCTCGTCCTGCCGGCGCTCTTCCTTGCAGCCCAGCACGTCGCAATAGAAGCGCTGCATGGCGGCCACGTCAGTCACGCGCAGCACCACGTGGTCGATACGGCTCAATCGGAATGGGGGCTTGGGCATGGGGAGACTCCGTAGGAGGGGTTTCGGGGGACGTCGAATACGCGGGTGTTTTGCCCGTCATCCCCGCGAACCCCGCAAAAGGGGGCAAGAGCGGGGATCCAGCGCCTTTGCGTTCTGTAGTGGCGCTGAAAGACGCTGGATTCCCGCTCTTGCCCCCTTTTGCGGGGTTCGCGGGAATGACGGGCTCGGTGGTGGCCCGCTATCTTATGACGCCTGAGACACGGACCGCGCCGTGGCTGAAGCCATGCTCCGCCGGGGAGGCAATCGCGGCCAAGGCGCCTTATAATCGTCGTTTAGCGTGTGGTGGGAGAAGCGGCGAGAGCCGCTGCCGAAGGCGCAACGCCCGTAATCGCTCAGGCCCCATACCATCACCCGCACCAACACTCTGGAGAGACCGGTTGAATCCGGCGCCGAAGGGGCACGAAGCCTGGGTTTCCCAACCCGGTCTTCCAAACTCTCAGGCAAAAGGACAGAGGGGCGCTTCGCGTGCGGCTTGCACGTTTCTTACGGACGCCCCTGCCAATGAGTCAGAACGCCAATCCTTCCCTGCGCGACCTCGAGCACCACGACGCCTTCATCGAGCGTCACATCGG
This genomic interval from Dyella japonica A8 contains the following:
- the fdhD gene encoding formate dehydrogenase accessory sulfurtransferase FdhD — encoded protein: MPEREETSPGYAVRPIDRWRHGGSTHEEDFVAEEVPVAMVYNGATFAVMMASPHDLDDFALGFSLTERLVGDASQLLQLETHTLLEGIELAIKVTDSAPGAHLDKERERLLPGRSGCGICGTRDLENAVRHDSAVGTGPHVSHDALERALGELKDRQPMNHATGAVHAAAWADAEGHIVIVREDVGRHNALDKLIGALTRAGIDVDTGFAVVTSRASYEMVTKAASAGISLLAAISAPTALAVELARSAGLTLVGFARPGSHNVYTHPDRLGSSASTEASGG
- a CDS encoding molybdopterin-dependent oxidoreductase produces the protein MTKRMGTRFYLSSFLLATCLVFAAHAADVVSSNGATEVKVLTAGKPPLTLDAKTLAGMPHEEVTASAHDEPASQWRGVKLEDVLARAGVSLDKPLHGKALASFVRVTAADQYQVVFGLADLDATLGHTQVLLVDTRDGKPLDKDGPFRLLVPGDKRPARWVRNVTSIEVVDGGTTARP
- a CDS encoding chaperone NapD, whose product is MSDVHAPRPGAPARDEHHISSLVVLHRPEATDALKAFVDHRPALDIAVQGDCRCVMVCETDSQRAVMDHIDALEALPGVINVSLIYHHVEPRAVMDDVMETGATPRGTDA
- the napA gene encoding periplasmic nitrate reductase subunit alpha encodes the protein MTLTLTRRDFIRNSAIAVAANVAGLALPANATNVLLEGDMTQLKWSKAPCRFCGTGCGVNVAVKDGRVVATHGDQLAEVNRGINCVKGYFLSKIMYGADRLTMPLLRKKDGVYAKDGTFTEVSWDEAFDVMAQQFKRVLKEKGPEYVGMFGSGQWTVWEGYAANKLFKGGFRSNNLDPNARHCMASAVMGFMRSFGMDEPMGCYDDIEATDAFVLWGSNMAEMHPILWTRVTDRRLSNPNVKVAVLSTFEHRSFELADIPIVFTPQTDLVILNYIANHIIQTGRVNKDFVNKHTTFKRGVTDIGYGLRPDNPLEVNAKNAKDPNASEPIDFEQFAAFVKPYTLEKTVEMTGVEKGWLEKLAELYADPNTKVVSFWTMGFNQHTRGVWANNMVYNLHLLTGKISTPGNSPFSLTGQPSACGTAREVGTFSHRLPADMVVTNPEHRKHAEEIWKVPHGIIQPKPGYHAVQQNRMLRDGKLNAYWVQVNNNVQAGANLMQETYLGYRDPRNFIVVSDAYPTVTAQSADLILPAAMWVEKEGAYGNAERRTQFWHQLVKAPGQARSDLWQLMEFSKRFTTDEVWPADILAANPQFKGKTLFDVLYRNGNVDKFPSSEMEAGYDNDETAAFGFYVQKGLFEEYATFGRGHGHDLAPFDDYHKARGLRWPVVNGKETRWRYREGSDPYVKAGTEFQFYGNPDGRAVIWALPYEPPAEMPDKEYDLWLSTGRVLEHWHSGSMTMRVPELYRAFPEAMVFMNPDDARARGLKRGDEVKVISRRGEMRSRVETRGRNRPPQGLVFVPWFDAGQLINKVTLDATDPISKQTDYKKCAVKVVAV
- a CDS encoding nitrate reductase cytochrome c-type subunit, which translates into the protein MRDKSLIVIAALVVLVAAAIGFAVGRKSTPEPQVATPPAATQPAVASTAEPVSAGDQIDGIRRGAAVNREIAPPLMARVENTDIKRNRAYPMQPPTIPHSIDNYQIDKNSNRCLLCHSRANADKFQAPPVSVTHYMDRNDQFLATISPRRYFCNQCHVVQTDAKTLVANNFKDIDTILSEENAKKAN
- a CDS encoding cytochrome c3 family protein, whose product is MLWRTVRRPSVHYSLGFLTLGGFVAGVLFWGAFNTGLEMTNTEAFCTGCHEMRDNVFQELKSTIHYTNRSGVRASCPDCHVPHKWTDKIARKMQASKEVWGKIFGTVDTREKFLDHRLELAEHEWARLKANDSLECRNCHNYTSMDLTRQSTRAAEIHKRWLGTGEKTCIDCHKGIAHHLPDMTGIPQG
- a CDS encoding GYD domain-containing protein gives rise to the protein MATYIALARITEQGMRSIKDTTKRGDAVKAAAGKFGAKVKDLYWTLGQYDLVAIIEAPDELSATAFGLSISAAGNTRSETLRAFSGEEMQAVLVKMG
- a CDS encoding VOC family protein; the encoded protein is MPKPPFRLSRIDHVVLRVTDVAAMQRFYCDVLGCKEERRQDEIGLVQLRAGDSLIDLVALDSKLGRLGGAGPGKEGHNMDHLCLQVEDYDEAAIVAHLKAHGVRVGDIGSRYGAKGEGPSIYLYDPQGNMIELKGPPHA